The nucleotide window TTCACAATGTGGATCTTGTAAGGAATCTGAGCCTCCCTAAGCGGCCGAGCCAGATCCGCTGCCTTCGACGCCGTGAACGCGTCGAAGTCGTCCTCAAGCTTCCGGCGATTGTCTCCGCTTCCTTGGTTAGCGGCAGCGACGGCCTCCTCCTCGGAGACAGGATCAGTGTTGATGGAGAGGTCGATGGAGCCCCAATCGGCGCCGAATAGGACGTTGGTAGGGCTGACGTGGAGGAGCACGACGGCGTCTCCAGGGCGGATGTAGTGGTGGACCGCCCAGCGGACGGCGTGGGCGCTCTCATCGGAGAGGTCGACCGCTACACCGATCTTGCGGCGAGCGCCGGCAGTGGGCGTCGGGGTGGATGCGGCGGATGCGGCGGAGGGGTGGTGGATTTTGATTTCGGGGAGCTGATGGTCAATATCGACATTTTGGTTGTGCtgcattttctttgtttctttaatCTTCTGAAAGAATCTGGAGTAGTTTTGCTTAGTTTAGCTTATGCGCGAGAGTTTAAGACTGAAATAGTGAATATGCTTTGCTTTTCATTCTTGAGTTGATGATGCTGCTGCCACATTCTTGTGCTTTTTTCATgtgaatatatttaaaataatagatttttctttttctatcaatattgctctaatattttttaaaaattaaaaatattttttaatattttatattttttaattttataaaattacaagaataaaaataatgtaataaGTTTATTTATATCAACATGTGAGCGGATTTATCTAAGGTTGGTGTGGTGGGCTCGGGTTCAATGGACCTACACTTGTGCAAGGCCCACAAATTCGGTGGATAAGGTTTAAAGTGGAGGTATTAGGTGGCCCAATTTTATGTTACTTGTCTCACTCTGACCCATGGTCTTTTCGGCTCGAAACAGGGGGCGAGAGATCATGTAAAAAATTTTGGAGAAATGCTTTTTTTTATAGTGcctgttttataataaaaactgAGTATATTCGTACGATTCAAATATTTGAAAAGTCTCTAGTTATGAAACAAAAAGTGGTCGATTCTATTTATTGGGTAGTTCAGAATTAACTGGGGACCAAATTGGAGAGGTAGTCAGAAAGTATTTGATGGTTTTCTGGGTCTGAATCGTTTGTTGTGGTTGGGTGCAAGGGGGAAAGTACTTGCCAAATTTTGGAACATGAAAAAGGATGGTCCATACTCCATACCCATTACTAAGAATATATTACACGAtgcttattattttattcacatTGCACCTGTCATTATTATCCACCATGCTTTATttacacaaaaataattactaataaatcggctacttttataaaatatattaaatataaaatatatattaaaaataatttaaataatacatGATATTTGATTTAGTAACTTTTATTTTGTACATGTAGCATTTTTGGATCACTATATTCcactttatttcttctttataaTCTTCTGGTGATTTAACATATATCTCAGCCGAAGGAGAGTGAAATATAATAGTATAGCAATATTATAGTGATCTATAAATTAAAgtctccttttttttattcGTAACCATTAACTGTCAAATGGAAACTATGTGCCGATCATATATGATAATGATCAGAGTATAACTCAGTTTTCTTGTTGTGAATTTTTCAACAatcattatttttatactttgcTAAAATATATTGAATCAACCATTGGTCCAATTTTTACTGTTTCTAATGATTTCCCCTTTATATTGTCTATAAGGATAAAATTTCCGGTTAGAACTTATTATAGTTATAGGTGTATAGATAAAATTGCCGTTTCACATAAATAAAGCcccacaaataaaaataaaaatgtgttgCTAGCAATAAGAGTTACATTCGGTATAAGATTTGATGGTGTAGAATATTTGAATCATTAAATAgtccaataataaaatatattttttaagttttttaataataattattaaataatttttatttaattttaattataatttattttttatatattatttaattattaaatttattttttattttataaattattattttattatttatttattatgtttattgataattaaaaataaaaagtcaaaaataataaaaaatagatctTTGACcttcataaatattttaataatgtaaacCAACgactatttaaattaaataatgattatttaataattattaaaagacttaaaaaaatataaaattttagtggctgatcattttttgttttttcgctATATATGTATACTTTTGGAGAACTCATGGTCATAGATACCCTTACCTAGCATTTTGAGACACTCACATCATGCCATGCTTATATTCTcctctctttattttctctcatcTAAATGCTGCATATGCAATAACGCAAGTAGTAAAATTCACATTTGATTCCATTTCATCATATTTTGCTGATATCATGTTATATATGCCCATGCATTAGTTAGTCATTTTTGAAATAGTTCCAATTAATTCTCAATAAAATTAACGCTAGCTAGCTCAGGTTTTGTAAATGCTATACAACATTGTTATAATAATGAGTATTCACTATTCAGATATACACTTAGCATCCTCTCATCAATTGatagattaaatattaataactaaacTATATAGTTTTatcacaatataaaaaaaaaagcagtcttttttttatagtaattaataattaagtacTACCCTACAAAAACTTGTAATATTTATATGTGTTTAGAcggaagggaaaagaaaaagctgggcatagGTTAAAGACAAGATGTTGatgctgatgatgatgataaaggcACATATCAtaaaacacacacacaaactAACAGagtccaaaaaagaaaaaggtttaATTTCCACaagcttatatatatatatgtacacaCACATTTGTTACTGACAGTGTCACCTGCCTTATTGCCTGAACATATTTATACTCATCACAGAGTTATCAGTCCTAATTAGCCTGCTGCTGCTGCACACAGTGTAGTAGTGTATGTAGTACTACATTCTACTACTACTTTGGCAAAAGGAAACTAACCTATTCAAATGTTAACCCCCAATAATAACATGCTCATTCTTTAGTATATAGTATTGCTAGATGCTccctttaatttgttttatcaCAAAGTATAACAACAACCTTTATAATCAAACATTTGTAATTTATgatagtaaaataatttttaaaaattaattaatattagctaaaaaataaattttctattattcctcctcttttatatatttgaattaatttttttagattttgtgTTTAGagtcaaattaaatgaaattatatattaaggAGAAGCAATAGTTGAACATTTTTCATGTACATTCTTTATTCTTtgtattaaaagtaattaatgaGAAGtaagagaatataaaaaatttgcttttaatattataaaaaaattatgaaaaagaaTGTTGGAACAATGTTGAgtttacatttattttttttattataaaaagaatTGTTTATAGAAAAAGTAAATACTAATATTTGACATTAAGGAGTTCAGTATTGTTTTGCCTGTATTGTGATGAATCCTTTTCATGTGTTTAGAAGCAGCAGTAGTCTTATCAAAAGGCATTATATATACACTTCAATCTCCCTAAAGGGCAAAGCAGAATGTACAGCCATGTGTTTCAGCACATAAAAGATGCAAACTTAGCTCTATAACAGAAAccctttaataataataataataataataataataataataataataataataataataaagtaaaacaAAATAGAGAGAGAAGCAAGTGGCTGTACATTGTGCAAAGTGTTTTAAAGTTCAAAGACTAAACAATAAGGAGCAGTTGCTAGGGTTTTGaatcacataaaaaaaattttagtcaaAATCTATACATACATGTAATAGAAGCTGTTCATTTGTTCAGAGTCTATATAAAGAGTTATTCTTTTGTGTCTATATCTTGTTTTAGTCTCTTAAATAATATGGACTTGTAATTATCATGCAcataaatatatgtaaaatttgTAATCTATCTGTGTTATAATTAATGAAGATACTTTATAATGCAGTATCAATAATTAAccaacattaattaattaaaaatatataacatgaaTCAAGTAAAGAGGAGACAAATTAAAATACCTGAGACTATATTAAATGACATAATCTTGTGAAGGATATATGGAGATAGagatagtgatgatgatgattttccTAACAAGGTCATACATATAGAACTGTTTTGCTAGGTATTAGGCTACCAAAtaaaagttcaaaaattaaagaagactAGTATTGTAGTTGGAGAATGCAAAGAACAATGCAGCAGAAACAAGaagaaagacaaaaagaaaagaaagaaaaagtagtgacCCCCTTTATGATGAAGGTTTCTTTTCTAGCGAGAAAGCTTGAGAGACAAATCAATGTTGTTGTTGGTGTTGGAAttggaagaaggaggaggaagttTTCTATAGGGTGTAGAAgtaggaggaggaggaacagTGATAGGGGAAGCTTCAGCTTCAGCAGCAGCAATTGTGGGAAATTCCAGCTCCTTGGAAGAAGTGCCTCTGCCATCTTTTCCTGGGAAAAACTCATATTCCATGAAAACTCTGCCACACACTGAGTTTCCCTTCCTGTGAACAGCAACAACTTCCACACCCTACAATAAAACACAAACATGCCCCTTTATTCAATCATTTATTAACCAAATTCCTACTATCATCtatacataaattttaattattaattaattaatccaCCTCATCAGCAGCAGCTTCATCATTCTTAATAATCTCAGTGACTTCTTCCCTATCATCAAGGTTTGGGGCTTCATATCCAACAAAATTAGGACCATTGTTCCATATAATCAAAGGGTTCTCCTTCCTTGCATTTGATCCATTCACATTCTCCTCATTATTGAACCTTGTTTTCTGAGATAAATCATGGCAATAagtaaatataaacaaaaagcTAGGGCAGTAGATTATTTAATCAACACAAAACAATGAACAATTAGATAAGCCATATGATACCAATGATGTTCAATTCATTAATTCATGAAACGAGAATCACATTGAAATggagattaattaattaattagttggtTAGAAGAGGTATTAACAATTAGAGTACCTTAAGGCAAAAATCAAGAGGTTGATGAAGGTGAGAATGGTGGTGAAGATTTGGTATTGAAGTGAGCTCTGATCTCGAGGTCTCAACCAAAGGGGTTCCAAGCAAAGGATTAAAAACTGGCGCCATTGCCACAGATCCAAACgacgaacaagaagaagaagaagaagaaccgcCACTAAAGCCACTCCTATTATTCCCCATGAAATGACCAACAGCACTTCCATGAAAAACTTGTTGAGGGATGAATTGAAACCCACCAGCATGGACATGGCTTCTTGGTGCTGATGGTGCTGCAGCAGCACCATACTTCATAGTAACACCACCATTGTTACCACCAAAAGTAGCTAGCATATTAGGgtagtgatgatgatgatgataatagtCAGCAGTTGTGGAAGTTGTTGTTGGAAGAACAACCccagaagaagatgaagatgagggtgaagaagaagatgaagatgaagagtcgttcatcatcatcatcttcttccaaCACTCTTGCATTCTTAACCTTTCAAGCTGTTCAACACCTAAGCCTCTTTGTGGCGGTTTCTTTGGTTTGACACGAGCACCTTTATTCCTTCCTGATCTGATGATTCTTCCTCCATGTTCATTAGAACTCCTTGTTCTTGTTGTTTCCTCACTGAGAACAGGATTATTATCCATCATGGGTTGTTGATCTTcatggttgttgttgttgttgttatcagTAACCATAAGATGCAGAAATGAAGTAGTAGTAGCCATGGGTGAAGGGGTAATGGTGGTTGttgaagagaaaaaaggaaTGAAACAGAAAGTTGGAATCTTTTCAGAGAGAATTGAAATGGGTCTAAATGatctttttcatatatatactCAGTAGAAAGAATTCGACTGTGTTTAAATGGTGAAATGACATGGCCATACGTGTGTTCCTTcgtcttcttctccttcatttaaaat belongs to Arachis duranensis cultivar V14167 chromosome 8, aradu.V14167.gnm2.J7QH, whole genome shotgun sequence and includes:
- the LOC107462498 gene encoding universal stress protein PHOS32 isoform X1 — protein: MQHNQNVDIDHQLPEIKIHHPSAASAASTPTPTAGARRKIGVAVDLSDESAHAVRWAVHHYIRPGDAVVLLHVSPTNVLFGADWGSIDLSINTDPVSEEEAVAAANQGSGDNRRKLEDDFDAFTASKAADLARPLREAQIPYKIHIVKDHDMKERLCLEVERLGLSAVIMGSRGFGAVRRGSDGKLGSVSDYCVHHCVCPVVVVRYPDDKDAEVAGNAAAGSGAPAAVVAVKEGEDGEAVIKPVPHEHKKED
- the LOC107462488 gene encoding uncharacterized protein LOC107462488, with translation MATTTSFLHLMVTDNNNNNNHEDQQPMMDNNPVLSEETTRTRSSNEHGGRIIRSGRNKGARVKPKKPPQRGLGVEQLERLRMQESTFGGNNGGVTMKYGAAAAPSAPRSHVHAGGFQFIPQQVFHGSAVGHFMGNNRSGFSGGSSSSSSCSSFGSVAMAPVFNPLLGTPLVETSRSELTSIPNLHHHSHLHQPLDFCLKKTRFNNEENVNGSNARKENPLIIWNNGPNFVGYEAPNLDDREEVTEIIKNDEAAADEGVEVVAVHRKGNSVCGRVFMEYEFFPGKDGRGTSSKELEFPTIAAAEAEASPITVPPPPTSTPYRKLPPPSSNSNTNNNIDLSLKLSR